From a single Lentisphaera profundi genomic region:
- a CDS encoding DUF4136 domain-containing protein, whose product MKKLFLTLIIALTITACNSSPVKVSSDYDEFADFRLLRSFKWYERESAPPGVDDLLDRRIIRAVGRELKADGYHEAQEGEAVHFLVNYVVVAREKQEIRSVTSYSGYSPHYYGRHYYPSHHASSVELRNYRQGTLFIDILSAKTKKLIWRGVGTRRIPNNVDRLRRNEIVNETVEEIMKHFPPDPKDKPKQK is encoded by the coding sequence ATGAAAAAACTTTTTCTTACTCTAATCATCGCATTAACTATTACTGCATGTAACTCTAGCCCCGTTAAAGTAAGTAGTGACTACGATGAATTTGCTGATTTTAGACTGCTTCGTTCCTTCAAATGGTATGAACGCGAAAGTGCCCCTCCAGGTGTTGATGATCTGCTTGATCGTAGGATCATTCGCGCCGTAGGCCGTGAATTAAAAGCTGATGGCTATCATGAGGCTCAAGAAGGTGAAGCCGTTCATTTCTTAGTCAATTATGTTGTTGTCGCTAGAGAAAAGCAGGAAATTCGTAGTGTAACTTCCTACTCAGGTTACTCACCCCATTATTATGGACGTCATTATTACCCTAGTCACCATGCCAGCTCAGTCGAACTCCGCAATTACCGCCAAGGTACTTTATTTATAGATATCCTCTCTGCCAAAACTAAAAAGTTAATCTGGCGAGGTGTAGGAACTCGACGTATCCCCAATAATGTTGATCGTTTGCGTCGTAATGAAATTGTTAACGAAACCGTAGAAGAAATAATGAAACACTTCCCACCAGATCCCAAAGACAAGCCCAAGCAAAAATAA
- a CDS encoding B12-binding domain-containing radical SAM protein, protein MKIAFVAMSGIRVQDQALLNEGLTLPGFVERSKVIASLPSLGLLTLAGMTPTEHEKEYFEVPEFVLGDLSFKSFDLVVISTFTAQAFEAYALAAECQEHGLRVVMGGLHVTSRPHEAKAHCDSVCMGEGEVYWEELLRDAQNDELKEFYDSSGREFDLSDAPMPAYDLLDVQKYNRITIQTSRGCPHSCEFCAGSIILTDKYKQKPASKILAEIDRICELWPRPFIEFADDNSFVNKKFWENLLPEIAKRKIRWFTEADIAVGDDVEFLCLLKASGCKELLIGLESPVIAGLEGVELKNNWKARRLASYQENVLRIQQAGIRVNACFIIGMDSHDESIFDAVYNFSDECNVYDVQVTLPTPFPGTELYRRLKREGRLHEDQAWDKCTLFDLMFEPKNFTREELRLGFRNLVKRLYSKDFTDKRRANFNSLWKSAQSM, encoded by the coding sequence ATGAAAATAGCGTTTGTTGCGATGAGTGGAATTCGTGTCCAGGATCAAGCCTTATTAAATGAAGGCTTGACTCTTCCCGGTTTTGTAGAGCGCAGTAAAGTCATAGCTTCTTTGCCGAGTCTGGGGCTGTTAACTCTGGCGGGAATGACTCCTACAGAACACGAAAAAGAATATTTTGAAGTGCCGGAGTTTGTCCTTGGAGACTTATCTTTTAAAAGTTTTGACTTGGTGGTGATTTCTACTTTTACGGCACAGGCTTTCGAAGCCTATGCTTTAGCAGCTGAATGTCAGGAGCATGGACTAAGAGTCGTTATGGGAGGTTTACATGTGACTTCGCGACCCCATGAAGCGAAGGCTCATTGTGACTCGGTATGCATGGGAGAAGGTGAGGTATATTGGGAAGAACTTTTGCGAGATGCGCAAAATGATGAACTCAAAGAATTTTATGATTCGTCCGGCCGAGAGTTTGACCTATCCGATGCACCCATGCCCGCCTATGATTTATTGGATGTGCAAAAATATAATCGCATTACTATACAGACGAGTCGAGGTTGCCCGCATAGCTGTGAGTTTTGTGCGGGATCAATTATACTCACCGATAAATACAAACAAAAACCCGCCAGTAAAATTCTTGCCGAAATTGATCGTATCTGTGAGCTTTGGCCTCGGCCCTTTATTGAATTCGCAGATGATAATAGTTTTGTGAATAAGAAATTTTGGGAAAACCTTCTCCCCGAAATTGCCAAGAGGAAAATTCGTTGGTTTACGGAAGCAGATATTGCCGTGGGAGACGACGTAGAGTTTCTTTGTTTATTGAAAGCTTCAGGATGTAAAGAGTTATTGATTGGTCTAGAAAGTCCTGTAATAGCAGGCCTCGAGGGGGTCGAATTAAAGAATAACTGGAAAGCTCGGCGCCTAGCAAGTTATCAAGAAAATGTTTTGCGAATTCAGCAAGCAGGCATCCGTGTTAATGCCTGCTTCATTATTGGCATGGATTCTCATGATGAGAGCATCTTTGATGCGGTGTATAATTTTTCCGATGAATGCAATGTTTACGATGTACAAGTCACACTTCCTACACCCTTTCCTGGGACTGAACTTTATCGTCGCTTGAAAAGAGAAGGACGCTTACACGAGGATCAAGCTTGGGATAAGTGCACCTTATTTGACCTGATGTTTGAACCGAAAAACTTCACGCGTGAAGAGCTGAGACTTGGCTTTAGAAATTTAGTCAAGAGGCTTTATTCAAAAGACTTCACTGATAAGAGACGTGCAAATTTTAATAGTTTATGGAAATCAGCACAATCCATGTGA
- a CDS encoding IS30 family transposase, which translates to MTYEHLSLEERHYLEIELKAGTSITKIAKNLNRSTSTLSRELKRNKGLRGYRNKQANDFAQERHKVKPKAIKLTEEVKDYIDEHLLKDWSPEQIVGRLKDDQSILLHHETVYQYILRDKESGGELYKLLRHQNKTYRKRYGNQHSRNGIPNRVDIDERPEAANKRERVGDWEMDTIIGKAHKGAIVTMDDRKSKLRLALPVSHKKATLVKDAIISLLTPIKDLVHTLTFDNGKEFTQHETISKELECNSYFAKPYHSWERGQNENANGLLRQYFPKSMALDGISENEVIIAVDKLNSRPRKCLKFKTPYEVFENLTGINLRKSVGVALTT; encoded by the coding sequence ATGACATATGAACATCTGAGTCTTGAAGAAAGACACTACCTTGAAATTGAATTAAAGGCAGGCACATCGATCACTAAAATAGCAAAAAACTTAAATCGTAGTACAAGCACACTTTCACGAGAACTTAAACGTAATAAAGGTCTCCGTGGTTATCGAAACAAGCAAGCCAATGACTTTGCTCAAGAAAGACACAAAGTGAAACCAAAGGCTATTAAACTAACTGAAGAAGTTAAGGACTATATAGATGAGCATTTACTCAAGGATTGGAGCCCCGAACAAATTGTAGGTCGACTAAAAGATGACCAATCCATCTTACTTCATCATGAAACAGTTTATCAATATATTCTTAGAGATAAAGAATCAGGAGGTGAGCTATATAAGCTTCTACGTCATCAGAATAAAACTTATCGCAAACGTTATGGCAACCAGCATAGTCGTAATGGGATTCCCAATCGTGTGGATATAGACGAACGACCTGAGGCAGCTAATAAGCGAGAGCGTGTAGGCGACTGGGAGATGGATACTATTATAGGAAAAGCTCATAAAGGAGCCATTGTAACTATGGATGATCGAAAATCAAAACTGCGTCTAGCATTGCCTGTGTCTCATAAGAAAGCCACGCTTGTGAAAGATGCAATAATCTCTTTGCTAACACCGATCAAAGATTTGGTTCATACTCTTACATTTGATAATGGAAAAGAATTTACTCAGCATGAGACTATCTCCAAGGAATTGGAATGTAATAGTTATTTTGCTAAACCATATCACTCATGGGAACGAGGCCAAAACGAGAATGCTAATGGATTGTTACGGCAATACTTTCCTAAGTCTATGGCGCTTGATGGTATCAGTGAAAATGAAGTCATTATTGCGGTTGATAAACTTAATAGTAGACCTCGAAAATGTCTGAAATTTAAGACGCCATATGAAGTTTTTGAAAATTTAACTGGAATTAACTTAAGAAAATCAGTAGGTGTTGCACTTACTACTTGA
- the kdsA gene encoding 3-deoxy-8-phosphooctulonate synthase, translating into MNKVIDFNNISLGNDKPFVLFGGLNVLENEADTLKVCEKYLSVCEELNIPYVFKASFDKANRSSVHSFRGVGLEKGMEIFKALKREFNNVPIITDVHEIDQCQPVADVVDVIQLPAFLARQTDLVVAMANTGAVINIKKPQFLSPGQMKNIVDKFAEAGNEKTILCERGSCMGYDNLVVDMLGFRTMKQSTGGSPIIFDVTHSLQCRDPLGAASGGRREQVLELARSGMATRLAGLFLESHPNPAEAKCDGPSALPLELLRPFLQQVKAIDDLVKSFVELEIK; encoded by the coding sequence ATGAACAAAGTAATTGACTTTAATAATATTAGTTTGGGCAATGATAAGCCTTTCGTTTTGTTTGGTGGGTTAAATGTTTTAGAGAATGAAGCGGATACACTGAAAGTTTGTGAAAAGTACCTGAGCGTATGTGAAGAATTAAATATTCCCTACGTGTTCAAAGCTTCTTTTGATAAAGCGAATCGCTCCTCCGTTCATAGCTTTCGTGGTGTGGGCCTTGAAAAAGGTATGGAGATTTTTAAAGCTTTAAAACGTGAGTTTAATAACGTTCCAATTATTACAGACGTACATGAAATTGATCAATGCCAGCCAGTGGCTGATGTTGTTGATGTCATTCAGCTACCGGCCTTTTTAGCGCGTCAGACAGATCTTGTAGTGGCGATGGCTAATACGGGTGCAGTGATCAATATTAAAAAGCCTCAGTTCCTCAGTCCTGGTCAAATGAAAAATATTGTAGACAAATTTGCTGAAGCAGGAAATGAAAAGACCATTCTATGTGAGCGTGGTTCTTGCATGGGTTACGATAATTTAGTGGTAGATATGTTGGGTTTTAGAACGATGAAACAATCGACGGGTGGTTCGCCGATTATTTTTGATGTAACTCATAGCTTGCAATGCCGAGATCCTTTGGGAGCAGCTTCTGGCGGACGTCGTGAACAGGTACTTGAATTGGCGCGTTCAGGCATGGCAACAAGATTGGCAGGGCTCTTTTTGGAGTCACACCCAAATCCAGCAGAGGCAAAATGTGACGGTCCGTCAGCTTTGCCATTAGAATTATTGAGACCTTTTCTACAGCAAGTTAAAGCGATAGATGATCTAGTAAAAAGCTTTGTAGAATTAGAAATAAAATAA
- a CDS encoding type II secretion system protein, which produces MHNKKYNFSLIELLVVIAIIGILASILLPILGKSRESAKRSLCLNNLRQIGYKLHIYTDDNDMYFPYASGPNNLVQWDDLISDYLTQTQREDSPLDPSTQAASADHIFLCPSDTTSPNGNNLLRSYAMNSSTSWATQNLSNFIGFSGLHGLAVQINNISKPSSLIANGERFQKNNLRGGHNYAVLGDLATSYDTVGSIGAHKDDLKYTYVFADGHTEYLSYLKANALQNQ; this is translated from the coding sequence GTGCACAATAAAAAATACAACTTTTCACTTATTGAACTTTTAGTCGTTATTGCCATTATTGGAATATTAGCAAGTATTCTCTTACCTATCCTTGGAAAGAGTCGCGAAAGCGCCAAACGTAGCCTCTGTCTAAATAACCTCAGACAAATCGGCTATAAACTTCATATTTATACCGATGATAATGACATGTACTTCCCCTATGCCTCAGGCCCCAATAATTTAGTCCAATGGGATGATCTTATCAGTGATTATCTAACGCAGACACAAAGAGAAGACAGCCCTCTAGATCCTTCTACACAAGCAGCCAGCGCTGATCATATATTTCTATGCCCATCGGATACAACAAGCCCTAATGGAAACAATCTCCTTCGCAGCTATGCCATGAATTCCAGCACTAGCTGGGCCACTCAAAATTTAAGTAATTTTATTGGATTTTCTGGCTTACATGGACTTGCCGTACAAATAAATAATATCTCTAAGCCATCATCACTCATTGCAAATGGAGAAAGATTTCAAAAAAATAATCTTCGTGGAGGTCACAATTATGCTGTTTTAGGTGACCTTGCGACGTCCTACGATACGGTCGGTTCTATCGGCGCTCATAAAGATGATCTAAAATATACCTATGTTTTTGCTGATGGGCATACTGAGTATCTTTCTTACCTCAAAGCAAATGCCCTGCAAAATCAATAA